AAATTGGGAGagctgaaacaaaatgcaagacATTCAGCATATCCTGTGTTTTGGAATCATTCCAAAGCTCTAACTccaaaagattgattttttttttttttttcccccccagctTTTCTTCAAGTCTTTTAATGCTTACACTTGCCTCTCTGTTGGTGGGAGATGAGGATTGTGAATGGTTTGAATGTGTATTTCAGTTGATTTCTGTACTTCTAATTCTCTTTAACATTCATTAGCTCGTGGCATTCAGCATACTGCAGTAAGACAAGCTCATCGCAAATATGAGCCTGACTTCCATGATAAATATGGAAACCTGGTACTCCTTGGTGGAGCTGCAGTTTTTACTGCTGTCTGGGGATATGTAAGTTGTCCTTTTTTTCACCGCTCTGTTGTGACTATAGCTATAAACTTGCAAGCTGTTAGGTTTCACAAGGGCTTACTTCTTTGAAGTGACTTAGGTGGTCAGAATTTAGAAGCATTTTATATAAGTGGATAGTAATGCGATAGAAATGAAAGTTGTGTTAGCTCGTATTTTGATTTTGAGTTGTTACACAAATTCAGTCTActgcttgattttaaaatgtagtagAAACACAAGCGTTCTGTATTTTACTTGGGATTTCTCAGGTATACAGGTAGAGCTTTCAGCAGAAAAACTGATagataaaaattacagtattGTGATAGGGTTTTACATTCCAGATTGTTTGTTCTAAATACTTTGAAATGGACAACTGAAGTATTTAATTATTACTCAATATGTTCCACTTGCTTTATTATAAGATGAATGTCATGTTCTAATACAAGAAATCTACACTGAAAACAATAGAAATAGCTCTCTATCAGAAGGTTTGATTTCAGagttaatctttatttttatcctCCTACAGGTGTTTACACAAGCTGGAATTGAGTGGGGCTTGTCACCTGTTGGCAGAGTCACTCCAAAAGAATGGAGGGAGTAACAGCCTTTGCTTATAATGAACTGGTCTaaactttcactgaaaaaaatgatgGTGTAATGGCATTTGTTCCCTGATTACCACTTGTACAGTGGCATTCCTGGTCTAATAAACGTACCTAGAAACCTGTCTGGTTCTTCTAGGTTTCCTCTATGCTCCACGTCTGCTGAAGTATGAGAAACAGTGTAAAAACTCAAAATAATTAAATCATATTTTAGGTAGTCCCAGTTGTTCCTGTAAAGGTCATTAGTGGATAAAGGATAAATCCAAAACATCGTATAGTTGTCCATTTAGCCAGCTGTGTGTGCTTAAATGAACCTCATGTGCATTCCCACTGCAGAGTTCAAGTCGCTTTACCTCTGGCTTCTGCTGCACATCTACTGATGAAgttgagatctttttttttttttttttttccccacagaagtACTTTTATGTCTTGAATCACTCTGCAAATAAGTTGCTTCTCTTCGAGGCTTATGAGAGTTGTGAAGAACATAAGTTAGTTTTTGAGTGGGAGACGCTTGACGGAAGTAGGCAGTATCCCAGCACTGCTCGTCGCTGATGCTGAGAAATGTGACTTCTCTAATGAATTCTCTAATGAATTCTTGCATAATCAAAATCTGTTAGGAAATAGATCAGGGCTATAGGCAGATGCTGTAAACCTCCCAGTCAGTTCGAATCCCTGAAAACCACAAATAAGCCTGCTTTTTGATACGGCCGAGATGTATGAAGTGACTGCCTTTACTCTCCTCGGAGATTCGAAGTGCCAGACCGCTGCTTCTCCCGGGGCCTAGGAGAAAACGCTCGGCAGGGCGGCCGGTGCGGCTCGGTGCCCTGCCCCGGCCCGCGACTGGAGGGATCCCTTCCGACGCCGCTTAGCTTTGCGGGGCTTGTCTTCGACAGCCGAGAGCGGGGCTGCGCCGGGCGCCTTCCCCTTCCCGTCAGATAACGCGTGTCGGCCGCGGGGGCTCTGTCGCGATGCGGCGCTACGGATCGGTACCGATAACGACCGCCTCGCCTCCGCCGTCACGTGTCCTGCGGCGCCCCCCCCGCCGTCCGGCCGCGGTCACGTTACGTGAGTGGGCGGGAGGAAACGGGCGCCCTCTGGTCACGTGACGGCGcgctgccggcggggccgggccgcggtaCGGGGCAAAGTGCCAGGCGCGATCCCGGGGCGGGCAGTCTGCGCCGCCCGGAGCCTCCGGTGAGTACGGGGCCGGGCTCCGGCGGGGCTGCTCCGCCGCGGCACGGTCCGGGGTTTTGCCTTTCCCTCGCCCCGGCTTggacgggggctggggggggggggtggctccCCCTCGATCGCGGGGTCAGACGGTAGCCGGTACGCAGTTCCTTCGGGGCTGTCccggctccctctgcccagcGCCGGCCGAGCCGTTGTCACGGCGTCCCGGGCTGGCGGGGGAGGGTTCGCCGGGCGTTTCCCGCGGGAGGCGTGAAGGCGGCTGCGGTGGGACGCGGCGCCGGGCTGCGCTACGTGTCCCCTCAgcgagtgggggggggggaggggaggtcCCGCCGCGCCCCTGCCTGAGGCGCAGCGCGGGAGCGGGCCGTCCCTCAGCGACCCTCCGCCGCCGGGGGAGGGTCCAAGCCCGAAAATAGCAGCTTCGTGCTCGGCGACGGGTCTTCTCCGCACCTCCGGGCGGTCCGCTGCGGAGGTCTGTCTCTTCGGAGGGACGAGGACGTGTGGTGAGGTGCCCCCCGGCTCTGAGGCAAAGCCCGCCGTGTAGCTCATCCCGGGGGAGTTGGCGTGGGCTCTGGGGGGTGCGAGCAGCGGGTGGGTACGGGGGGTGACTCGGCTGGTCAGAAACAGACCGACCTAACGAGGGCTCTGGGTCGAAAACACGGCTCTGGATCCAAAACGGCATTTCCTGCTCAACCGCTTCCCTCTGTGCGAACTGCTCCtgccttccttttttatttccagtgctAGGCAAACACTGACGGTAGGGAGTCACATCAACCCTCCTCTGGTTTCAAAAGGAGACCGAAAGGAAGCAGAATAGGTTGTTCTTAGCAGTGGACATCCACATTTGAGATCTCGTTGCTCCTTGGTAGACAGTAAGCGTGCGCTCACTCATGGACTTGAAAAAGTACCTCTTCTACCGTTGACGATCTTCCGAGAAAGACTTACAGTGAATTTGCATACACAAGTCGCTGAGCCTTTTCTCCAAGGTCGTTTTTTTCAAATCCGAGCTGCTTAACTTGTACTTCTGAAACATCTTACTTAGGGTTTTGCCTTGTGATGGCAGCACTCTGTGCACAAGTAGATTTTCCAATGTTTTCATTGAAAACATAGGGTAAATATTCTGGAAGAGGGAAAATAGTTGTTTACGATGCTTTGGGGTGAAATCTCGGGAAAACAAGCAAGAGCAAACCTAGCTTAAATATTGCTTCTCTATATCCACGTTCTGGAAATTGTGCGTAATTATTGTTAGTGTAAAGTTCCTTAAAATCTTTTATGCAGGCACCAAAGATTGCATTTCTGTACTTAAATGCTTGCTGAATTGTATTTGTGGATGTAAATAGaccaagaaatctttttttctgtttggtaatGTGGAAGTTAGTCACGTGTATTACGATGCACTGTGTGAGCACAAACACAATTTGATTAGAAGTTAATacttattctgtattttattgtagAGAAAAGAcctgaagcttttttccttcccaggtgGCAAACCAGGAAGGTAAAAGCTAGCGTTACATGTCGTTTACTCttcttcttattttcatttgtataatGTATTCCACATTGTTCAGCCTTGCATTTTGAGACTAAGCTCAAAAATGAGGAGCCCCAGTTGGCATTGGTATGCTCATATAACAAGGGTTTATAAATTATATTCTGTTCCTAATATTTGCTGTGATTCTTCCAGGGGAACGTTGTTGTTTTCCAAAAATTTGACTTGAAGAGGTAGTGGAAGGACACAAGTAAAAGGATTTGCTAAGAATTTGTCTCAAGTATTATAAACTGTTGTTAGAAGTGAAGTAGAACATTTTCCATGTGTACTGTTTTTTTCATCCAGCTTGTATGGAAATAAAGTCCCTCAGAGCAATTGCCATAGTCTGCTGACCAAGCAAGACTTGTCAAAAGTCTTGAGCAACATGAATTACAACCTAGAGTATCACGTAGCTGCAACAGATATTTATTATAGATGTGCAGTTTCTCCCTCAATGATTAAGCCTCATATATCTAGTCATGCTTTCAAATGTATCATCTGTTTGCCAATGAACATAATAAAACCTTCTTCTTTCGTATTGGACCAGATCTCCTGTAACCCATTCTCCAGCGCTTCTGTAAGCCCAAGGATGAGATGATACAGCTTCTTCCTTTCATGCTGTCCTTTGATCTTTTTCATAGGTCTTTGCAGACTTTTAGGACAGGTAccttttttccatttaatgtAATTAGTAATTTAAAGCAAGCTATAAAGTAGGACTCAGCCATTTAGGAATTTAATAAAGTCCAAAGGCTGTAGTTAAACATGACAGATTCTGTTTCTGGTGTTTGTGTGATTTTTGCCTAGCTTTGACCACTTTTAGTTTCAGCAGCTCTAAATTCAAGGTAATTATGTATAGAAAACTTTGGTGAAAACTGAAGTTGTACACTTAGCCAGAAACATTGTGTGCTTCTCAGTTATGTATCCTTACTGATCCTAGAACAGGAACAAAGCATCCCTGTGGTGCACAGTGCTTTGTTAAACTGTGATGCCTGGGTTAGCTCAGATACTAGAAGCActaaagtggttttttttgtggggtaaAGTGAGAGCCTGGGTTTTTATCGGTGTATTTTACTTGCAAAGACTGCTgttagcacattttaaaaaaaaaaaaaaaaaagttgagagaTGAACCTGAGTTTCTCAGTCGCCTTGTGCTTGATCActgtttaattttcctttccataGGAAGAAAGTGCGGTTGGAAGTAggaattatttctctttctgttgcttCATTCACTTAATAGAAACACGAGTTGACTTTCTTCAAGAAAACGAAATGTTTGGATTTTAACTTGCACACAGGCAACCCAAGTGTTAAGCCTAAAACTGTACCTGAAAAAAAACATACAAGGATTTAACGTTTATTTCCaaatattgttttggttttaattatccTTTGTTAGCCTCCTGTTCTGTCACTGAGCCTTGCTCCTCCACATGTAGCCTACCATGTTCAGTTCTGCACTATCGCAGAGCCAGATTATTTCTAGGGCTCTGCTGCTTCATTGATGGTGTTAATATACAAACAAGGAAATACTACTGCTTTGTGTACTGCAAAACACGGGGGAAAGTAACAAAAGAGAATAGAAAATGGGAGTTTCTAAAGTTATTAAGCAGTAAATAGTATAGTAGAGAATACAAAAAGCTTTTACAAAGTTTATTCAAAGCCAAGGTTCTTCATAAGATGAAGCCACTTTAGATGATATTCCAAAACAGCAGTAGTTGAATTAAAGCGTCTTGGTTTCTTGTATTCTAAATACATAGCTGTTAGAttaaagggggcggggggggcggctgccATTTGTTTGCATCGTCAAATCCTAAAATTCTTTACTAATTGATGGTGAAGGTGTTTTATAGATGGAGCAATGCATTGGTTAAGAATAAAACCATTACTTTTCTCTAAAACAATGTGTGATCCATAACTCAGCATCTCACTTAAAAGAGTATGTCCATGATAACTTTGAATTTGCCTTGCAGTCAGTGGTAATAATTATGATTTTCAGTGTCAGCTTATCAAATATATGTTG
This region of Harpia harpyja isolate bHarHar1 chromosome 18, bHarHar1 primary haplotype, whole genome shotgun sequence genomic DNA includes:
- the LOC128153710 gene encoding cytochrome c oxidase subunit 7B, mitochondrial; this encodes MFPVARAALNLTARGIQHTAVRQAHRKYEPDFHDKYGNLVLLGGAAVFTAVWGYVFTQAGIEWGLSPVGRVTPKEWRE